In a single window of the Mesoplodon densirostris isolate mMesDen1 chromosome 18, mMesDen1 primary haplotype, whole genome shotgun sequence genome:
- the LOC132478246 gene encoding transmembrane protein 106A-like isoform X1 — protein sequence MGETFSQLGSREDEDKSILPSAPAFGSKAASYSSTTSSKAFCSCVPCERAAGVSFVTCPTCQGSGEIPREVEKQLVALIPYGDQRLKPRHTKLSVFLAVFICLVTSSLIVFFLFPRTIAVQPVGLNSSTVTVGEAAIHLNITNIVSISNNNYYPIAVTQLTIEVLHLSLVVGQVSDSLLLHIGPLASEQQDLYLAENQSPPRASAHPGHPDLFLPEPFRATGLPELRICGLPGKRIQAPLGGPSPTVTCLLSSSSGHLPAWSVSPTTPWHPIGRE from the exons ATGGGTGAGACATTCTCCCAGCTGGGCTCCCGGGAGGATGAGGACAAGTCGATCCTGCCCTCCGCCCCAGCCTTTGGCAGCAAGGCTGCCAGCTACTCCAGCACCACCAGCAGCAAGGCTTTTTGTTCCTGTGTGCCTTGTGAAAGGGCTGCCGGTGTCAGCTTTGTGACTTGTCCCACGTGCCAGGGCAGTGGGGAGATCCCTCGAG AAGTAGAGAAGCAGCTGGTGGCCCTCATCCCCTATGGGGACCAGAGGCTGAAGCCCAGGCACAC GAAGCTCTCCGTGTTCCTGGCAGTGTTCATCTGCCTGGTGACCTCCTCCCTCATCGTCTTTTTCCTGTTTCCCCGGACTATCGCCGTGCAGCCTGTAGGCCTCAACTCCTCCACGGTGACTGTTGGCGAGGCCGCTATCCACCTCAATATAACG AATATCGTGAGCATCTCCAATAACAACTACTACCCCATCGCTGTGACCCAGCTGACCATTGAGGTGCTGCACCTGTCCCTCGTGGTGGGGCAGGTCTCCGACAGCCTCCTCCTCCACATCGGCCCTTTGGCCAGTGAGCAG caAGATCTGTACCTGGCTGAAAATCAAAGTCCACCACGTGCTTCTGCACATCCA GGGCACCCTGACCTGTTCCTACCTGAGCCATTCAGAGCAACTGGTCTTCCAGAGCTACGAATATGTGGACTGCCGGGGAAACGCATCCAAGCCCCACTTGGTGGTCCCTCGCCCACCGTGACCTGTCTGCTGTCGTCGAGCTCCGGGCACCTGCCGGCCTGGTCTGTATCTCCCACCACTCCATGGCACCCAATAGGACGAGAGTGA
- the LOC132478246 gene encoding transmembrane protein 106A-like isoform X2, which produces MGETFSQLGSREDEDKSILPSAPAFGSKAASYSSTTSSKAFCSCVPCERAAGVSFVTCPTCQGSGEIPREVEKQLVALIPYGDQRLKPRHTKLSVFLAVFICLVTSSLIVFFLFPRTIAVQPVGLNSSTVTVGEAAIHLNITNIVSISNNNYYPIAVTQLTIEVLHLSLVVGQVSDSLLLHIGPLASEQMFYTVANRIWDENTYKICTWLKIKVHHVLLHIQGTLTCSYLSHSEQLVFQSYEYVDCRGNASKPHLVVPRPP; this is translated from the exons ATGGGTGAGACATTCTCCCAGCTGGGCTCCCGGGAGGATGAGGACAAGTCGATCCTGCCCTCCGCCCCAGCCTTTGGCAGCAAGGCTGCCAGCTACTCCAGCACCACCAGCAGCAAGGCTTTTTGTTCCTGTGTGCCTTGTGAAAGGGCTGCCGGTGTCAGCTTTGTGACTTGTCCCACGTGCCAGGGCAGTGGGGAGATCCCTCGAG AAGTAGAGAAGCAGCTGGTGGCCCTCATCCCCTATGGGGACCAGAGGCTGAAGCCCAGGCACAC GAAGCTCTCCGTGTTCCTGGCAGTGTTCATCTGCCTGGTGACCTCCTCCCTCATCGTCTTTTTCCTGTTTCCCCGGACTATCGCCGTGCAGCCTGTAGGCCTCAACTCCTCCACGGTGACTGTTGGCGAGGCCGCTATCCACCTCAATATAACG AATATCGTGAGCATCTCCAATAACAACTACTACCCCATCGCTGTGACCCAGCTGACCATTGAGGTGCTGCACCTGTCCCTCGTGGTGGGGCAGGTCTCCGACAGCCTCCTCCTCCACATCGGCCCTTTGGCCAGTGAGCAG ATGTTTTATACAGTAGCCAACAGGATATGGGATGAAAACACATA caAGATCTGTACCTGGCTGAAAATCAAAGTCCACCACGTGCTTCTGCACATCCA GGGCACCCTGACCTGTTCCTACCTGAGCCATTCAGAGCAACTGGTCTTCCAGAGCTACGAATATGTGGACTGCCGGGGAAACGCATCCAAGCCCCACTTGGTGGTCCCTCGCCCACCGTGA
- the LOC132478535 gene encoding next to BRCA1 gene 1 protein-like codes for MEELRGSSGLVNSRQKSYDHSRHHHGSSIAGGLVKGALSVAASAYKALFAGPPVTAQPLVSEDQTAALMSHLFEMGFCDRQLNLRLLKKHNYNILQVVTELLQINNNDWYSHRY; via the exons atggaag AGCTCAGAGGCTCATCAGGACTTGTAAACAGCAGACAGAAGAGCTATGACCACTCAAG GCACCACCATGGGAGCAGCATTGCTGGAGGGCTGGTGAAGGGGGCTTTGTCTGTTGCCGCCTCTGCATACAAGGCCTTGTTTGCCGGACCACCGGTCACTGCACAG CCACTAGTTTCCGAAGATCAGACAGCAGCCCTGATGTCCCATCTCTTTGAAATGGGCTTCTGTGACAGGCAGCTAAACCTAAGGCTGCTGAAGAAACACAATTACAACATCCTTCAGGTTGTGACAGAACTCCTCCAGATCAACAACAACGACTGGTATAGCCACCGCTACTGA
- the ARL4D gene encoding ADP-ribosylation factor-like protein 4D encodes MGNHLTEMAPTASFLPHFQALHVVVIGLDSAGKTSLLYRLKFKEFVQSVPTKGFNTEKIRVPLGGSRGITFQVWDVGGQEKLRPLWRSYTRRTDGLVFVVDAAEAERLEEAKVELHRISRASDNQGVPVLVLANKQDQPGALSAAEVEKRLAVRELVAAPLTHVQGCSAVDGLGLQPGLERLYEMILKRKKAARTGKKRR; translated from the coding sequence ATGGGGAACCACTTGACAGAGATGGCGCCCACCGCCTCCTTCCTGCCTCACTTCCAGGCCCTGCACGTTGTGGTCATTGGGCTGGACTCGGCTGGAAAGACCTCCCTTCTTTACCGCCTCAAGTTCAAAGAGTTTGTCCAGAGTGTCCCCACCAAAGGCTTCAACACCGAGAAGATCCGGGTGCCCCTGGGGGGGTCCCGTGGCATCACCTTCCAAGTGTGGGATGTGGGGGGGCAGGAGAAGCTTCGACCACTGTGGCGCTCCTACACACGCCGGACAGACGGGCTGGTGTTTGTGGTGGATGCTGCTGAGGCTGAGCGGCTGGAGGAGGCCAAGGTGGAGCTACACCGAATAAGCCGGGCCTCGGACAACCAGGGTGTGCCTGTCCTGGTGCTGGCCAATAAGCAGGATCAGCCTGGGGCACTGAGCGCAGCCGAGGTGGAGAAGAGGCTGGCAGTCCGCGAGCTGGTTGCTGCCCCACTCACCCACGTGCAGGGCTGCAGTGCTGTGGACGGGCTGGGTCTGCAGCCAGGCCTGGAGCGCCTGTATGAGATGATCCTCAAGAGAAAGAAGGCTGCCCGGACAGGCAAGAAGAGACGGTGA